The window AATCCGAACCGGAGTCTACGAGTTAGAAGAATGCAAAACCGGTCTCCCCGAGATGAGACCTTGGAATGCCCACAACTTAAAGAAGTAATGCAAATAGTACAAACCCAAACCTCGACTAAGTCCATCGAGCTTCGAGCTGGGAGGTTATTGGCACCAACAGCTCAGTAAAACGAAAAAGAACTACGAATAGGCTTGATCCCTCGATACCGAGCGCAGCCAAAACAACCAAACAAACTTTTGTCACTTTCTTTCTATTATTCGGAAGACCTGAACTACTAGcataacccccccccccccccccaacaaTTGATTACGCCATTAGGCCTTATAAAGGCCCACGAAACAGATTCCTGATCAGTCTCTGTTCCACACCttttaaatgttaaataaaaaaGCTCAATGAAGCTAAAGTTGAACAAAACATTTGATTAGAAGGGTATTAACCCGATAATCTATTTtgaagacatatatatatatatatatatatatatgtttcttcaacaaaccaaaagaaaaataaaagttaaaacacaACAAAAACTACAAATTACAAAGCAAGCGGGTTAACTTTCGCATCATTCTTGATCAACTGAGTCACCAGAAACCTCAGGAAGATCGAGGCAACTAAGGGAAGGGTCTGACACTGAAGCAACACAATAATCAAGATCAAGCGAGATCTCTCGGTCTCTAGGACGCCCCAATTCCTCTTCGAGCTTGAAACCACCTTCTCTGTACTCAGTCAAAGCCTCAATACGAGCTCGGACCTCCTGCAAATGAATCTCCGCAGCCGTCTCCTccttctttttctgaagcttaTCTTTCACCACGGCCAGAACCGTGTCATATTCCCGGGCGAGAGAACGATGAGCAAGATCGCGTTCCTTGCCAGCCGCCGCATCACGACCTTCGATCTCCCGCCTATGCTTTTCCTTCATTGAGTCGAGGTCATTCTAGACAGCAACCTTCTCCACCTCAGTAGCAGCCAACTTCCCCTTCAATACCGCAAACTCGACCTCACGTTGCTTCTCCGTCACTCGAACGGCCTCAAACTCACCTCGGAGTTGTTGAATCGTGAGAAGATGACCTCCTACCTCCTCCTTACTCGGAAAGTCAGCCAACTGCCTCTCCATAAAAGCAGCGTATTTCATTGCTCGCCTCCATAGCCTAAGCAAAAGCAACGACAGAGTTCATGCAGTCGTCATTTAACCCAACAGAACATCAGAAGCAATTGCGGGATAGATTACCTTAGCATTCGCGACCGCCATCCGAATATAAGCATAACGTTCAGGCATGTCACCCATAGAAGGAAGCTCGCATCCCTTCTCTCTGATCTTGCGCCAGATCAAAGCGAGACTCTCGGGGTTCTCAAGGATTGGTACCTTGTTGTTGTACAAAAACCTCCACGAGGTGGTATCCTGCACATCTGGAAGATGAGCGCTCGGATCGACCTGAGAAGTACCTTCAGCAGAAGCTCGCAACGGTGGAGGAAGCCCCGAGCACGGGGAATTAAAACTCACATAATTGATTTCTTCTAGGGCTCGACGTTGGTGTCGGTGACGGTGAGTCGATGAATCGACGTCGGCATCAAGGGCTCGATCACCAACAGAACCAGTTGAAGCATTCGTCGCCTTACGAACCCCACCCACGGGAACGGCGATCGACACATGCCTAGCCAAAAGACCAGGAGACTGAGCCTGCAACCTCGATCTAAGAGTTGGTCCACGTCGAGCTTTTTGAGCTCGTTCCAACGACCCAACTTCAGAAGACTCGTCAGGACAGTCGGGTAACACCTCCTTCTCCCTCGCTCCTGATCGAAACATATTTGAGGAACTGAGGGACGCACAAACATTTGGATCTTTCCGAAAAAGGGAAAAGAGGAAAGATCGACTTACTTTTGTTACGACGACCTTTCGTCGGTCGAACAGGACCGTCGGACCAATAGGAGTAGCACGATTTCTACCCGGTTGAAGAGCGTAAGCAGCTCGAATTCGATCTATGGTAAATGCGAGCTATCGAGTGCTACCTCGCCGCAGAGTGGCGATCAACCAACGAAGCTCGGGAGTCATAGGCGCATGACCAAAGGGCTCTACAAATAAGTgcagaaattttaaaaacgcCAAAAGAGATTGAAGAGTAAAATTCGCctcgagaaaaaaaaacttaccaatCTTGTCGGACCACTCCCTAGGGATCCTCCAGAAATCGAAATCACCGACTGACGCCGGGTTAATCTTGAAAACGAAAAACTTCTCCCTCCACCGGTCATCCCTGTTAGGGATACCATCTATGATAGAATGGCCGGGTCGAGGAGCGAGAATCATGGTACCGGGAAAGCCATTGTTCCTCTTAATAGCAAACAGTTGCTCTAACTCCTCGAGGCCAAACTCGAGACCTTCCTCCCTAGCTCGGATCCACGAAGCTAAGAAGTAGCAAAAGAAATTAGTCGCCATCTGGGCAAAAGCCATCCCAAGCTCCGCAAGCGCCTCAAGAAGAAAGCAAGGAAGAGGAAACGACAAGCCTCCATCTTCGAAATGCAACATGTAGGCCCCACAGTACCCCGGCCTAACAGTCTCCAGAGTTTCATCATCGTTGGGAGCTTCGATCTCGACGGCATAATCAATTCCCCAGAGTTCGTAAAGGGCCTCAATGTGTTTTCCCTGGATGATTGTCGGGAGATGAGGACAGAATTTCTCAGATGCCATAGATTCCTACAGGAAAAAACACCAAGAGGAGGACGGTGAGAGAAAAAGTAGAATCGTGGggttgaagaagatgatataatcggtaaaatataatatatatatacaaaaaattgtTCCCGAAGCACTTAAAATTAACCGGCCACGAACTATCGATCTCAACCACACAATTTGAAAATGGCCGACAAGTCAAATCAAGCCGATGCGCGTGACGTCCCACTTCCCGAGAATCGCGACGACGCCGGGTTATGTCAGTTTTCACCCTTTCGGTTTCTCAATAAACCAAAAGGGCTGGGGGACAAATGTTGGTCTCAATTTCGGTCAATACATTAATGGGCCACGATCGAGGATATGGGCCGTAAAGCGCGGAAGCCCATAGCAAGTGTACGAGCTCGAGACAGAGACTTCGAGGGCCCAGAGGTCGCAGAACAAGGTACGGAGATTGCGGAGCGGTTACGGATATCACGAAGTCGACCTACTGTAAAGAGAAGAGAACATACATGGAGAAGAACACACTGAAAAccctagagagagagacagccACACTTCGACCTTGTTTTCATCCATCTTACGATCCTTTCTCTTAATGATCTCGTTGTAACGTTCGATCTTGTTTTACTCATTGTATTAGAtcttattcatcaataaaaGTCCATTTTTGCCTTCCGTAAACTGCTTATATCGTTGTGTTCTAAAGATATTGTTGCCTACATCATTTAGCTTCCCTTGATTAAACTCCCGATTACTATCAAATTCTTTGTGTAGATTTTAAGATCTACACTAGTTATAaccataaatattaatttatgatttgatGGGACCATGTATTTATTTAagtgtttaatttttattatcttattacttattgaattatatcatattttacattgaTCAAATCTGAAGTCGAATAAATTTATCAACATATAGATTATTCATGGCAATTTGAGTTAACAAATACCTCGAAACTTCATTTATTTCGTCTCCGCTCTTGGTGTTGGATTGAAGAAAATGACAAACCCTGGAAGCGGCGTGTTGTTCATGAAGAATATACGGGCCTCTCGTTATTGGGCTCAATTctgtaaccaaaataaaaaatgaaacgCATGAGCCCAATGTCACTTTAATAAAACGCAGGGTTTGGGAAGAGGAACACATGTCACTCCCAAAAGCTCGATTTTCTGACATGTATGCTAAGATGACGCGCTCAGGAGAAAgataacatttatatatatatagatagattgtaagaacaaataattaaaattacacaaattatataacatacaattttaatttaatttaaaatagaaaattatttttcttatataatttaatatccGAGGGACTAAGATCGGATATTCACACCCTGCTTGGCATTACCAATTGGGGGAGGGGGATGGGCAACTATTTGGGCATTCCGGAGAGTCTAgggagataaaaaaaattcagattttttgggtttttaaatGAACGATTAAATACTAAAGTGAACGGTTGGACAGTTCGGTTTCTTACAAGAGGGGGAAAAAGAGGTGTTGATTAAATCAGTAGCATCAGCAAAACCAACATATGTAATGTCATGTTTCTGACTTCCCAAAGGGGTCACTAAGAAAATAACAAGTACCATTTCCCATTggggggggtggggggggggggggggttgcggaaacaaaaaaagaattcaTTGGCATTACCAATTGGGGGAGGGGGATGGGCAACTATTTGGGCATTCCGGAGAGTCTAGGGAGATAAAAAAATTcagattttttgggtttttaaatGAACGATTAAATACTAAAGTGAACGGTTGGACAGTTCGGTTTCTTACAAGAGGGGGAAAAAGAGGTGTTGATTAAATCAGTAGCATCAGCAAAACCAACATATGTAATGTCATGTTTCTGACTTCCCAAAGGGGTCACTAAGAAAATAACAAGTACCATTTCccatttgggggggggggggtggagGGGGGGGGGTTTGcggaaacaaaaaaagaattcaTTGGCTGTCATGGGATAAAGTGTGTACACACAAGGAGGAGGGAGGAGGGGGCTGAATTTTAGATATCTCCAAGACTTCAATACAGCTTTGTTGGCAAAGGAGTTCTGGCGGTTAATTGACAAACCAGATTGCTTGTTCTCGAAGGTTTTTAAAGGAAGATATTTCAGAAATACCGATCCTATGGACGACCATATATCTTATTCATTCTCTTACGGTTGGAGAAGCATCCGTtcagctagatctctggttaaaaAATGGCTAATCAAAAGAGTGGGAACCGGACAGTCTATTTATGTATGGACAGATCCGTGGATCCCCGCTCCTTGCCCGAGGTCAGCACAACCAAAATAAATACCCAacttttaaaccctaatttaaGGGTGGAACACTTCATTAATCCGGTTGATTGTTCATGGAATGTGAATTTTCTTAATACTTATATACATCCTGACGATGTGAAGATCATTCGAGGTTTGGCGGTCAGTAGAAGTTATAGGCCGGACACGTATGGATGGATTTTACGGAATCTGGTAAATATTCGCTTAAATCAGGCTTTAAGATTTAATCTTCATTTCCTGATACAGAGAAAAGGACGATTGTGTATGGACCAAATATAAAACCTTTGCTTGCATATTCTTGGAAACTGAAATGTCCCCCAAAATTGAAGCATTTTGTGTGGCAAATTTTATTGGTACGCTACCGGTCTTCAAAAATCTAAAGACTTAGGGGGATAGATTGCGATTTACGTTGTAGTATGTGTGGGGCGGAGGAGGAGTCTACTAACCATGTACTTTTTGAATGTCCACCAGCACTACAATTATTGGCACTATCCATGATTTCTTCCGCTCCAGGGGTTTTCCCATCATCCTCGGTCAACACAAGTATGGATTATTTATTTTGGAGGTTGCAGAAAGAGGATGAGTTTAGCTATTTCCCATGGTTATTATGGTATATATCGAAGTCTAGGAATGATAAGGTCTACTCGAATAAGAATGGAAACCCGCAGAAGATCCTTTGCCTAGCTGTTGTGAAAGCAAGATATGGATGGAGGCGCAAGTAACAGTTAAGAATCAATATGAGCATTTCCATCATGGGAGTTTGTACCAGGCTACTGACTGGATTTCATTGGATAATACGAAGATTTGTTATATTGATGGAGcctggaaaaaaaaagatagattcaCGGGTCAAGGATGGTTATGTCGAAGTAATGGCTCGGCAGATGTTATGATGGGGGATGAATCTCCGTAGAAGTCTATCTCCTCTGCATGTTGAGTGTGAAGCATTGATATGGGCTATGGAGTGCATGAAGTTCCTTATGTTCTCTGATGTAGTGTTTGCAACGGATTTttttcaattggtgaagatggtatCGACACCGGAGGACTAGCCAGCTTTCTCTACACACATGGAAGAATTCAGACGCATTTAGTGTTTCTTCTCTGATTTCCGAATCAGACATATTCCAAGAGCACAAAACATATTGGCAGACACACTTGCACGTGGTGCGAGAAGTTTTACAGCTATGCTCAATGTCGATTCCACACCACCGGCTTGGCTCTCCGAACCGGCTGGCGTAGTTATTTAGTTTAGTagttgttgtcaaaaaaaaaatcagcttCTCATGGACTTGATGTTTCTCTTCTAGAAGAACTATTTTCAAATACATAACAGAAAATACTTGTTGTCATGTAGTTTTTTACAATTGTAAACACACAAATATTAATCTTGTAAGTTCTCTGGTGAGAGATCAAAAAGGTCTAGTTTGTTCTTCAAAGTATATTAACTCATGTAGAGATATACCTCTGGCTTCATTAGGTTCATAGTAAACCTAGTCGTCTCTGAGAATCTTATTTTTATAAGTTGTAGCCAAAAGAAGACCTAAAACCCCCCCAAACCACAAAAGACATTTATAGAAAAGAGAAGCCCTGATTCATTATTTTGAATCCTTATCTCCTACTCGAACTTCGAAGGGAACATATAATAAAGATATTAACTATAGGGTGAAGGTTCAGCTTCTTGTTTGTCTCTGGCAATGTTGTATGAAGTATACACTATAAAAACATGATATGCTTACTGTTTGAACCGAGACTGTCGATAAACTAGTAAAGAGAAAGGACGAGTTCTCGTCGGTGGGTCAAGACAAAGACGTGTTTTATTAGATCAATGAGTCGAAACAGTATTACAAAAGGGGAAGAGAACAGAGGAAATAGTCCGGTGAAGGCTAGTTCGTCGGACCGTACAAGTCGGCGAGATGTAAGATATAAAACTCTAAGTCTAGCCGAAAGTGAGTGTAGTGATTTGCGGATCCCCTTCCTTGTTGCCTTTCCTTCTCCTTTTATAGACAAATGCTCGTTGACCTAATGTTCTCTGTCTCGATGGGCCTCCTCGAGTAGTTGGGCCGAGGTGTCGGGCCGCTGAGTCACGTCGTCGAGCCGACGGCGTTCAATTAGTCGTCTCGACGGTCAGAAGTAGTCTAAAGCCGAGCTGATCGCCGACTCGCAAGTCAACGAGCCGACTTTCTTTGTTGTGATCATGTGTCTGGATAATTGTCTTGTGGGCCTTTTGGGAGGGCTAGGCCCATACCCAACACTTACTTGTAGGGATCCAAAGATTCAAAccttttttcttatgttttattttttggtgGCAGTTGCTAAGTGTTGTTGCCTTCCAGTGAAGATAGACATtctcagcttttttttttattttat of the Brassica rapa cultivar Chiifu-401-42 chromosome A03, CAAS_Brap_v3.01, whole genome shotgun sequence genome contains:
- the LOC103841107 gene encoding uncharacterized protein LOC103841107 gives rise to the protein MASEKFCPHLPTIIQGKHIEALYELWGIDYAVEIEAPNDDETLETVRPGYCGAYMLHFEDGGLSFPLPCFLLEALAELGMAFAQMATNFFCYFLASWIRAREEGLEFGLEELEQLFAIKRNNGFPGTMILAPRPGHSIIDGIPNRDDRWREKFFVFKINPASVGDFDFWRIPREWSDKIEPFGHAPMTPELRWLIATLRRGAREKEVLPDCPDESSEVGSLERAQKARRGPTLRSRLQAQSPGLLARHVSIAVPVGGVRKATNASTGSVGDRALDADVDSSTHRHRHQRRALEEINYVSFNSPCSGLPPPLRASAEGTSQVDPSAHLPDVQDTTSWRFLYNNKVPILENPESLALIWRKIREKGCELPSMGDMPERYAYIRMAVANAKVIYPAIASDVLLWRRAMKYAAFMERQLADFPSKEEVGGHLLTIQQLRGEFEAVRVTEKQREVEFAVLKGKLAATEVEKVAV